The Ziziphus jujuba cultivar Dongzao chromosome 5, ASM3175591v1 genome segment CATCAACATACTTAAGGGAATCCAAAAAATGAAGACGAAGTTTCCGCAGACAAGATGATATATGCACAGGTGGGAGAGCAACATTTTCTACATCCATGAATAAACAGTTCAACAAGATTAAAAAGGGACTTAACCCAACTTGCAAACCCCACTCACACGTACTATTTGACTGCCaatgattttaaattaggaTGTGGTTGCAACAATTCAAACGAATAGTCATATTTTTCCTCAAAAATATGATCTCTTTTCCCAAACCccaaataataatgtatttttaGTCTTCGTGGATGTTGCTTCTTTTCTGTAAATTTGGATTCGCTGATTTTTCAATATCAGGTTTCAAATTTACAATCCTTAAAACTCCTCTCAAGCTGTTAAGGTTGCGTAATTCCCTAACCTCACCAACACTGTTTTCTTTGGCCTCAACTCTTTGACGTAATGACCAACCACAAGAACCAATCTAATGTTTGAAGGCAAGTTAGTTCTCCAAGTCTACATGGTATATGActcaaatgaaaataaacatcCAATACAAGATGCCTAAGGCTGACCAGTTTATGCATATCTCTTGGCAAACTTGATAACTTCTTGCATCAATAAAGATTCAATGTTTGTAAATTCTGCAGTTTGGTGATAGAATTAGGCAGCTCTTGGACTTCACCAAGCCTTGGGAGATTGAGATATCTTAAATGTTTTAATTCACCCAAACTATTTGGTAGTTTCGTAATAgaagaaaattttctaaaatctgATGCTCGTAACAGCTTAAATTCCAAACAAATTATCATACTTTTTTTCAATGCCAAATGATCATGCTTATCATTGCatgcagaaaagaaaaaaaaagtcctcAACTTATAATGATGTTTAAACAACGATGATAAACtgttcaaatatattatatcttcAAATGATGAATCAAAAGATACATGGATAAGATTTTCACAAAAATTCATAGAATATTTTCTATTAAGACACTACCTGTACCAGACTCGGAAATTGCAAGATCATGCATGAGATTATGCATTTTGCACCTCTTGATATTACCCGTCATCTTCCTTCGTTTCTTGAAAAAACGACCTCCAAAGTAGAtccaaaaaaatccaaaaccaaTATCTTCTAAAAGTTGGTTTTGGTTTGCCTTCATAAAACCTTGTGCCATCCATAAATTTATCAACATTTGCACATCAAGCTCATgattttttgggataaaaactACGGTAAGAAAagcaatattttaaataagaaGAAAGATTACTGTAACTTAGCTTGAGTATTTTAGCAAGCTCATTAACTTTGAAAAACAAACCACTAAGCTTTTGAGTTTTTAAAGTATGATATACTTCTTATTGATTTTGTGGCTAGAGGAACTTGTTTGCATTTTTCTACAATTTCCTTTCTTATGGCCACAAATCAGATATCTCAAAATCTTGCCTTTGCCcggaagttttattttattttattttattttattttatttacacaaAGACCAAGACTTATCTTGGTCTAGACCCTTTAAGTGATATACTAGAGATGGGTAAGTTGTCTTATCAACTTTCTTAATATGGGCGGTTACTAAAACTCTGCTACCTTTTGCACCACCCAAGCTATTCAAGCTATCCCATTTTGTGGAATCCTCATTCCACACATCGTTCAGTACAAGAAAGTActttttgcaattatttttttcctaaggTCTTTTTGCAGTTGATCTAGGGGTGCATTGGTTGGGGATTTAACAATATTCCTAACAATCAGTTTCATATCAAAGACATTTAAGACAAGCATTAACAAGTGGAGTTTATGTACATAAATCAACTACATTTTACTTGATATTTTGTGAGTTTTTGCAAGCTTTTTAATGGCTTATGTGGTTGTTTTGTGGGAAATATCAAGGCTCAAGAGATAGGAGTGAAAGTAGACACACATGGAAGGGTTTTGGATCGAAAAGAAAGTGATTCAAGCTTCAGCAGTTGGGGGTTTCAGCTTTGGATTCTTAAGGTCACAGCTCTGCAGCACCTCTAGTACTTTTTCCCCAAGAGATAGGACCGCAGCACTGGCTTTTCTGTTTAATTTCGTTTTTAGTCATTGTCCAGGGATGCGGCGCTAGTGTAGGAATTTTTGGCAACATTTGTAATTGAATTAGTAAATAAAAGCCAAACTTAGGAGGATTATAAATAGGGATCAATAAAATGTTAGAGAGAACTTTCAGACGGCTGGTGAGAGAATGTGCAAGGAGGCAGGCTATGAATGAGTTGGAATCCTAAGACGGAATTCTTAATAATATGTTATTAAGAAATACAAAGGAGAAATACGAAGGATAAAATTTGTTGAAGAAATACAAAGGAGAAGAGAGAAGCTGCTAATCGAACAAGTTCATCAATGCTAATCTGGGTAATACAGGAATCAAGAATGTTGATGATACAGGAATCAGGGATATTGAAGACCCGAGTGTTAATAGAGAACCACAGGTGAATAATGCTTCACAAATGGCGTTGAAGGATTATGCACTACCACCAACTGAAATTCAATTGGCAATAAGGAGACAGGCTGTTCAGGTAAACAATTTTGAATTGAAGCCAGTGACTTCGTAGGTGATTCAACCAATTCAATTTTACAATATGCCGATTGAAGATCCAAATGCTCATCTTGCAAATTTTCTAGAGGTATGTGATACAGTCATGTTTAATTGTGTACTAAAGATGCCATTCGCCTTAACCTATTCTCATTCTCTTTGAAGGATAAAGCAAAGAGTTGGTTTAATTCTTTATCTGCAAAATCAATCACTATCTGGGAGAATCTAGTTTAGAAGTTTCTTTCGAAATTCTTCCCATTGGCCGAAATTGCGAGAATGCGTATGGAGACTAATAACTTTACCCAATGTAAAGGCGAGACATTATTTGAAGCTTGGGAGTGATATAAAGATTTGTTGAGAAGATGCCTTCAACATGAGTTACCTAAATGGATGCAGGTTAAAAGTTTTTACAGTGGATTGACTACTATCACTGGAACTTTAGTAGATGCTTCTGCAGGTGGGACTTTTATGAAGAAAACTAAGGATGAAGCTTATGAGTTATTGGAGGACATAACAACCAACAATTGTCAACAATTGTCATGGCTTAGTGAGAGGAGCAAGTTAATGAACTCAACTGGGGTACATGAGATAGATGCTATAATTCCACTAACaaccaaatttttaatttagttttaatttttttgaaacaagttaaaaaaagagaaagaaaagaaaaaaaaaaaaaaaaaccttctctattggtattttgataattcaattttttataaaactgtatataattatttttgcattaaacaaaaaactactcaacatttatatgtatatactagGTATGGCCACAATGCACATGGCGTAGTTTAAAATTTGAGTGTTCaatagtttttaattaatttggaaaaattttaattaaaaagttttgaaattacacacacatatatatccatAACTCTTCGGCCATAATGGGGACCAAGGGTTTCTAAAACCAAGAAAGCTACATATAAATTATCCCAGATCTAGCTACTTTATTCTTAAATTACTTTATTCTTAAATTCTTTTAGAAGGATCTAATCTTAAAGCAGAGTACTATACATtattaacaaacataaaaaaattaatcattttatcccAAACTAGATTAAGCCTAATATGGAAAcctcataatataattaagaAGCAAGAAGACTTTCAACTCCCAGATTAGCAGCAAATCTAGAAAAGCAACAAGCATTACCATTTCTAATTAGATCCTACttcattcttttaattttttttttttttttcatagaccCACCAGCATTGAGTTGTCTTTAGCTATTTATTGaggataaattaattttaaacctaattaaaacataaacaatttattttgattccAATCCATAATCATgagattaaattatttatggatttatatattaactataaaaaacacaaaaaataaaaaataataggagGAAATATAAGTACAATCTTAAAAACTTATAATTACTATTATACTTTCATCAACAAAAAACTGTCACAAATGAAACTATTTTAGCATCATTGATATCTTTCTAAGATAAATTGTAAGATTTAATAGAAATGTATTATGTTATACCTAAATCAATTTTCTATTACATCTTGCAATATACAAAGTAATAATATTAGCGTTGCTATCATAATTAGTCAAAAATGTGCTATGAGTTCATAAAACACTGATAGTAATCTATTTATGAACTGATAGTAAACTATCATGTCCACATTAACAAAAAGATGATTCCACAGTGACAAGCTAAGCATTGTCTGGCAACTGTTTCCTTCTTCCTTCATCAAAATCTAAATGAGGACTTTCAACATTCAACACTCTTGGATCTGTCTCACCTGCATTTTTGGAAGCCATCAGCTTCAGTTTCTTTGTTGCATTGTTTCTTGCAGCAGCTTTTGAAACCAAATTAGCTAGGACTTCCATCTTCATTGCTCTGTTATTCTATCTTAGCATTGTCAATATTTTAGACATATCTGATTTTGAAAAATGCAATATACATACATtagaatattaaataaaaatccatgtaATTTTACTTAAAGACATAATGTATCAAACATGTTTATACCTATCAATTCAGTCATATCCAATGAATTTCCactttatttttcaacaatttttaAAACGTCACTAACTTCAGCATTGTTTGAAGCATGTGTTTGTGTTAATGTGCTGATTTCATTTGAAATAGtatcacaaacaaaaagaaCGGTGTATTTCCCTCATGTAGTATCATGATATTCATATTTAGATGCTTTAAATTAAACCATAAACTTATAATTGCTAGATAGTatggcaatttttttaatatctttaacAATATACTAAAAAAAAGATTCACAATTAGTAATCACATAAGTGTTTACAcgatttatatatgttttttcaaataacaaGTTAAAATTGACAACTTGTTTTCTCAAACAGACATGAAAAGAATTGTATTACCCCATCAGAGTTTTTCTTAGCTTTCCTGCTCTAACCATTttgctatattatattttagaaaaacataaGATGAAGTCATTATCTCaatcaaataaatcaaattataaatgataaaatcatagATATATAATATGCAATCTTAGTTAAAATCaaacaaaggaaaataaaattggtaAATATGAAATAAACATAATACTAAATCATTTAATATAATCAGTTAACCATATATCTTTATAGTTGAGGATACTCCTCTGCAGAACATCATCTTCTATTTTAACTTTGTGTTGGCATTTacattatgattttaaaattgcaTACCCAACTAATTAAGCTCTATAAATATGGTATGTGTGTATCCAAAATCCTTTACACATTGAATCCTATTTTTAGGAATAGAAAATTCAaggctaaaaaacaaaaaaaggaaaaacaaaaatggataGAAAAGTAAGATAACAacatataaataacaaaaagcaATTTGTTTAGTTATGTAAGTTTAGTATTTAGTTGTGTAAATTTAGTATTTCCtatagtaatttttaattttatttactttatagtGTTTAGTTATGTAAGTTTAATAACTATACATGCAATACAAACGAAAAATTTTAGTAACTATGTAGACATAAAACCTCTATAAAATCTAAATTCATGTTTTGCATGGTAGAATAATATAGTAGAAAAAATAAGCTTCTTGATATCTTAAACTTATCCTCAAATCTTTTCCAATTATATCCAAAAAAAGtgaaagtgattttttttcctaatttctttatttatatctatttgAATCAACCTCCAAGTAGTAATTGATTTGtcggaaaaaataaataaataaatataaaagtacCTTGTCAACCATGACCGATGACTAAAGAGATATCTATGGCTAACTGAAGTTCTAATACTTAAAACTCTACCATGCAAGTCGTTATAGTGATTACAGTTAAAAACTCTAATATTTAAGAACTCTAACTAAAGCTTTAATATCcaacaaaatttagaaataaaaaatagttaataaatatataactgTTTTACAGGTATTTTAATGTAAACATAAAAaggttttttatatatacaatctgTGGTATTGGATGAAAGACTTAAGTATAAATCATATGTATGTGCACACAAAAGCAACGAAAAATGCAAAAATCCATGCACAATGAAATTTTAAGAACTCACAAAAAATCGAGCCGTGAGAAGAAATTAAGTTAAAAGTTATCACATATGACAAAGAAATGAAAGAATTTGAAATTACTAATTTTGAAGTGAATAACACAATCTTCTGGCTCTTTGTAGTCACTAATAAAGAGAGCATATGGGGAGAAAACTGAAAacagaagaaacaaaaaaaataaaaataaagccaACAGCAATTATACACTAAACAcaaggaaataaattttttaactttaaaatattataaagcaAAATCCTTTttgaaatacaataataaaaattttgggtAAAGTACACCAACTCCATACTCACCATAGTGCAAGTAATTATAACCACAGTGCAAACCATATCATAAATCCTTACATTCGTacgacaaaataaaaaaataaacataaaatgtGGATCTCCCAAATATGACaattattaaaaatcaaatatctaTCCAACATTCAAAGGACCTTATAAAAAGCTAATGCAAAGCAATAGTTGGATTACGTTTAGCCTCCCAAATATGACAAttgttaaaaatcaaatatctaTCCAACGTTCAAAGGACCTTATAAAAAGCTAATGCAAAGCAATAATTGGATTACGTTTAGCccattatttattaaaagcAAAGCTCAGCCCATTCAATAGAAATTTATTCCaaaatatatgattaaatattcggtaaaaatatttaaattttttaaatttactttgAAATTCGATctatatagatttatatattGTAGGCATGTATTTGTATACACatgaaaacataaattatttcttagttttacgtttatttttttattggatcaaatcaatatcatatataatatatttatatactggtatatttgataaaatatttaacaaaaatattttatttttttaatttatttgaaatttgatttacATCTATACATGTTTTCATAACACATTTCTTAATAGGATATTGTATACttgtagtttttcttttttcttttttctcaaaaGCTCTTTAgacgtttatttattttttttttttattggattaaatcaataaaagacAAATGAAATGAAAAGGTAAACCTCCAAGAATTTTAAGAGAAGTGATTAAAACAATTGTATCTTTGTTGTTTActtttattcaataaaaaagGAATACTTTTACTGAAGCATCTGGGTCTGCTATTATGAGAAAAAGAGAGTTGAAAATTGCAATCCATTGAAGGAAGCTCATGTAAAAGTGTTTCCTTTAAGTAAAAGATTAAGGAAATTCGTTCTTTAAAAAGAAGTGAggggcaaaaaagaaaagaaaagaaagaaagaaagctttTGATTCGTAGTTAGAAATAAAACTAAACTTAAAATTTCTGCAATTATTTAATGTGAAACCTGGGGATTTTCAGCAAACATGGTAGGAAGCCACCaaaatcttctttttatttttttttggtggatcaGATCATTTAAAGCATGCTTTCAGGCACAAATAAGAAAAATCAGTAgcttttttaatattagtaaaagggggaaaaaaaagaaaaaaaaaaagtggtaccTGGAGCTGGAGTAATCGAAGGGCTTCCCGGTAGCAGAAAGGATGATGAGCGCAACGTCAACATCGCACAAAACCGAAAGCTCTTCAGCTTTTTTGAACAGCCCTCGTTTTCTCTTTGAGAAGGTCACCACCTCGCCGTCACGTTATCAATCTTCTTGATCCTGATCTTCTCCTTTGCCATTTTTCTCTTCCCCTAAAATTAAAACCAAGCATTTTACACACAGgaagaataaataaagaaagaaagaaaaaataaaataaaataaaatatatactcaCCAGATAACCTAGACGAGTATATAAACGTGATAAAAATGCTTGGTTTAACCTACCAAAAACGTCTGGGTTTATCACGTTAAGACTTCAAAGCCATTTTATCATAActaccaaaaatatttaaaaaaaaaaaaaaaaaaaacaaatccagAAGCTACAGATTTTGAAAAGATGTCCAAGTCTCTGTATAATTCTGGTTCCCATATTCTCTTActttttaaggattttatgGAATCACTATTTATTCTTCCTCATTGCTCTTTCAGAAACCAGAcctttttatatttgttatagATGATAGTGTTTCAGTTAGAGCTATAATCATTACCAAAATGGATGGCCATACGAAGGGAGGTGGTGCTTTTAGTGCTTGAGTTTTATTGCAATATTTGCTacctaaaattgaaaaatgtaattttaatggTGGTTGCTACAAACACTAAAGTGTCCTTTTAGTTAAATCGGGTGAAGTGCTTAACACCCTAGCATTAAGGGATTAAAAGTGCCAATAACCCTACTTGTTATATAGAAAGCAACCTTAAGTCCCGGaacatttttgaaattattttacaaCTAAGCTATTAATTTACAAatcaaagaataaataaattccaatcaatgtagaattttatggaaatatatcGCAATTTTGATCTCCTTAGGCAAACATCAATATGCAATAAAATGAGTATGTTAAGACTCCAAAGTAAATGAATTTAAACTTCGATTGAGAACTAGAAGTTCTAGATTTTTTCTACATGTCAATATCTCTCTATCAGTTTCACAATAACAAAACTAAAGTGGAGCAGGATACTAATAGTATCTTACCCTAAACATGCTTTGAGAcacaaaaagagaagaaaaaaaatctaagaattTGACCTCTTGTAATAGTCAGAAGGTGAAtaacatgaaaaaaatatatatcttttacgCATAACCAACTTTGTGCAACACTTTCATCCTCTTAAggcaaaaattaaaatcaatatgcAATACAGCGAGTATGCTAAGACTTTCGAGCAAATGAAGTTAAGCATTAATCGAGAACTGAAAATCTAGATTTTTTTGCAAGTCAATATTTCTCTATCAGTTTCACAACAACACTAAAGTGGATAGGGATGATACAAGAGTATTAACCCTAACCATGCTTTAAGAcacaaaagagaagaagaaatctAATTAAAGAATTTGACCTCTTGTAACGGTCAGAAGGTCAATgaaacaaaacaatatatatatatatatataaattacaagTAAACTACATTTCGCAACACTTTTGAATACTCTACAGCAATGAGAAACCTCTAATTTTTGCTTTTGGTAACGGTCAGAAGGTCAATgaaacaaaacaatatatatatatatatataaattacaagTAAACTACATTTTGCAACACTTTTGAATACTCTACAGCAATGAGAAACCTCTAATTTTTGCTTTTGGTACATAAGACTTTAAGCAAACAACCATTAAACAAGAAGATAAATAAAGGCTAGCCAAGACAGGTACATAAACTAATGACACCAACTATAAACATTTAACCTACACAACTAAAATTCATAACATTCCATAAGATTATGCAATATTAAGTAAAATCATAAATGAACAACTAATTATGTAATATTACATATCTTACAATGACTATacatttctcaaattttaaaaaagtcttCAACATGCTaaactacaattttttttttttttttaaaagaaagaagttaaatagaaaggaaaaagattAATACTAATCCTCAAATATCAAACCCACTGAACTTAGGAACACAGGAGTGGCCACAAGAAGAATGCTACTACCATGCCACACATAACTATCCAATACACACCTGATATGCATCCACCTAAGATTCTCCACCCTCCACCAGCCTGGCATGCATTGTTTTGCTGTCGAAAATCAAATCTTTGTGTTTGATTCCACGGAAACACAACCTCCAATATTTCACACACCACATTCATATCACTTATAGGCTTCAACCATTTTCCCTCTTTCATCCTTACAGAAGTCATCCACTCAAAGAAGAGATGCATAGTCCCCTGTCTCCCATTAATATGACAGTCGCACTTGTCCACTTCCACAGACACATTGTCCAGTCGAACCTGCACGGTCTGATAATATTCTCCTTGTTGCTCAAATGGTGGGAGAATGAGTGTGTCGATTGGCCTCAAATTATTAATCATAGCTATTTGGTAAGCTATGATGTTGACATTGTCATAACTATTgttgttataaatattattgttttttacaaCAAAATTCACCTCTAAATTGGCGGTTAGCTGAGTGTTAGAGTTGATGTTGATCACGGTGATCGACACAGAATCTACTGATATGGAAGGTAAATTAGCGTTGTAAGCCAATAACGTCAAAATCCCAACTATAAACCAAACTGGGCTGAAAACCACAATGAGAACAACAGAGGTACCACCTAAGTAGCGAATTAATGTCTGCAGCATGAATCGCATTGGTAGTGACTGATTTTTCCCCTTGCCTAAGAAATGAAGACAGGTCGACTCATAAGTTTTTTACCCAACATTTaaacttatatattaattaatacacaaagacttaaaaataagaaatcatataaaataaataaaattgttgagATCACAGAGGAGGGAGTGTTCTTAATGTGCCTcttgattagaaaataaaataaaaattgttgagATCGGAGAGGAGGGAATATGCTATATGTGCATCTacctaataatatattatgaaagCAAAATGTGGCAATGCTATTCTTTTTcggtgatttaaaaaaaaaaaaagaaaaaaagaaaaatctaaacaCTACATCTAAAAGCAAACCCTCTACAACAGTTTCGAACCAATCAAGCTACATGCCCTTTAGTAGACCGTGAGAGGGTCTGTCGTCCTCATTATAGTCCTCCAAAAAGCAGTTGGAATACATCGTCTCTTTTCACCTTAGTAGTCCAGAATATAGTACCTTAAAGACTACTCccataatttatttgatatacCAGCCACGCCAAAGCCAGCTCGACTGAGCCAGAGGATTCGCCTCTGCCTCAGAAAGTCGAACAACGGATTGAACAATGCAGAACAAATGGGAAGGGAAGCCGGATATAGTAGAAATTGACTTGAACAAAAGAACTGAAACCGGTACCAGAAACCAAAGAAGAGAAGGAATTCAAAATGGAACGAAAACCTAATTCCTAATTCCATCCCCTCCCctaatttgaaattatatataaaaaaaaaaaaaaaaaagtagacgTACTCTTTTTCTTGAGGAGCTGTGAGCAGATGACCCGCGCTCTGGACGACGGCGGCGGCAGAGCAAGGAAAAGACACAcgaaagagaagagagagacaGCGCTGTCGCCGAAGAAGTCTCTCTGTGACAGGGGAGTGGCCGCGTGTGTGCAAACTGGATGTTTCCCGTGAGTGTGTTTTAGTTCGGTTAGCTTTGTCCTTTTCAGTTCGGAAGTACGGTCCACGTGAAGGGCACATGAGCTTCCAAATAAtagtgaaatttatttattattatttagttactTTTAGTTCGGTTAGCTTTGTCCTTTTCAATTCGAAAGTACGGTCCACGTGAATGGCACGTGAGCTTCTAAATAAtggtgaaatttatttattattatttagttacttttattttttttggcaaataatTCTGCATTAAAGCACAATAGTAAGGGTGTCAATAACTTGAAATGAGCCAAATATTATGATTCTTATGCTCGAGTTGCATAGTTTTACAAGTGATCAAATTTGGCTCgaacttattaaattttaaaatttgttattcaATATTTGCTCTGCTTGTTTGTAGAAGCTTGAGTTTAATTTGATTAAACtcagatttaaaataaaagttttgaaaaatatgaacatctaatttattaattttttattattaaaagttacATTCCgtttgttttgttatatttattttataaaattaatatttatattattatatataacaagtattttatattgttaaattaatattatttgtactCTACATGAttaaactaataatttaatatgtaaatataaatttgagcCGTTCAAGAGAACTTATACTTATAACTTAATTATTGAATTAATATTAACGCAATAAAGAAACCAAGCTTGCTCTCCTGCAGTtctgcaaaaaagaaaatatgtacCATAACATAGATTGAATGGTAAAATCCACACGCTAAACATAGTCCGATTTCTTGTTAAATTTTTCTAAACTATGCATGGAAATCACTAAAAAATTATTGcaagatttgaaaattttaaaaataaaaataaaaataaaaaataaaaatgaaaacactTAGGCAACAAGAGTTTTATAGCAGTTGAAAACTACCTaagcaattaaaaaattatacatataatgGTATGATCCAATATTTTAGGTACATTAGAATTATTAAGTACCTATATAAAAGCTAATTATTTAGtctaatgataaatatatataagataaaagaatacgcaacaaaaaagattgaaatttgGTGAAGAAGTTACTGACAAGGTTCAAAATCTTTATTGGCCTTTTTAGTTCTTGAGCAATGACCTCACCATCCTGAATGCAAAACCAGTATGTAAATATATGCATGTCATATAGTTTACAATACATTGTCATGCATACAATATCCTATTAACACATTTGCACTGATCTGTAAATCAAAATTCACTGTTAGAAATATTGATATCAATACACCCTAAACAATatacaatttgatattttgtaccttaatcatttttttttgggggcattATGCATGttgaacttcattttttttgcGCTGTTCCATCCCTTCCTTTTTTCAGTTAATTTCTTAACAGAGTTATCACATTTCACATAAGTGACACATAAGGCAACAACTGAGGATGCAAAGTATAATTTTCTATAAtgcaaaatgcaaaaattttcaaattaaaatttaattaaaatactaaaaattattaaataatattatctttttaataagTTAGTAAGAACTAAAAAATTTACGAacgtaattttttaaaaattaaaaataaaaatctttaaatatGATAGATAccctaataaataaataataaagaccaaaaaaaatttgaacatgcattaaaaaataattttttggaaaaataaaatttttataaaaagatacatatcagaaaatcttaaaattatcttcttcttttttaaaataataaatgttaatataTGTAGTACAtgtaatcaataaaaaaaacgtattttcttttttttaagattttatatagaccttgttgcttttttttttatttatgggtctttatttttttttattgttatttagaATCTTTACAATATATCAAAATCGTTATttagatttataaaaataaaataaagcatcaaaaatatcatttttttatgggcaagtaaaattttataaaatgcatataaaaaaatcttataaatattttttttaaataatatataaatataaaaaacatgtaataaatagaagaatatactttatatatttcttttagattttataaatgcttcattactttttttaaaaattaatagctctttatttatttttttcccatgaatccccataatatatacacattattatttcatgttttgaaaaattaatttgcatTCTTTTAAAACTTCACTAATTCTTTAAAAGAATAACAATtctttttaatacaaaaaaagtttattgatttttcattaacatttttatttaaaaatttttgcacTTT includes the following:
- the LOC107431457 gene encoding uncharacterized protein LOC107431457, whose translation is MRFMLQTLIRYLGGTSVVLIVVFSPVWFIVGILTLLAYNANLPSISVDSVSITVININSNTQLTANLEVNFVVKNNNIYNNNSYDNVNIIAYQIAMINNLRPIDTLILPPFEQQGEYYQTVQVRLDNVSVEVDKCDCHINGRQGTMHLFFEWMTSVRMKEGKWLKPISDMNVVCEILEVVFPWNQTQRFDFRQQNNACQAGGGWRILGGCISGEEKNGKGEDQDQED